The genomic DNA GGGAGGTAAGGCGAGCGTGAGCGAGCCAGGGCGAGCCGTAGCCGGAGGCGAGGCGACGTGGCCGAGACCCTGACCCGGCCCCCGCTGTCCATGGCGCCCATGACGCCCGAGGATCTCGACGAGGTCTTGCCCATCGAGCGCGCCTCCTTCAAGACCCCGTGGTCTCGGGCCGCCTTCAGCTACGAGATCACCCAGAACCGCGTCGCCCGCTGCATCGTCGCCCGGGCGGACTCTCGGCTCGTGGGGCATGTGTGCCTCTGGGAGATCGGCCACGAGATCCACATCACCAACCTGGCCGTCCACCCCGAGTGCAGGCACAGGGGCATAGGCCGGGTCCTCCTGGAGACCGCCCTCGCCGAGGGGCGCGCCCGCGGCGTGCTCCTCGCCGTCCTCGAGGTCCGCCCCACCAACATGGAGGCCATCGGCCTCTACCAGAGTCTTGGCTTCCGCG from Candidatus Rokuibacteriota bacterium includes the following:
- the rimI gene encoding ribosomal protein S18-alanine N-acetyltransferase, which produces MAPMTPEDLDEVLPIERASFKTPWSRAAFSYEITQNRVARCIVARADSRLVGHVCLWEIGHEIHITNLAVHPECRHRGIGRVLLETALAEGRARGVLLAVLEVRPTNMEAIGLYQSLGFRVIGQRKGYYFDTGEDALVMEADWRASQGESPASDGR